From one Sulfurimonas sp. HSL-3221 genomic stretch:
- a CDS encoding 4Fe-4S dicluster domain-containing protein gives MFRSMFNAFANLFRPVRTHPYPAEPMPLPPAWRGLIEYNEEACIFCDKCEKACPPKSIRFFQHEDGRKEYRYNAWLCIYCGECVRACPKPEEALWQSETKARPAVKADNVNGGWFDWEAECAQSREEYAAAKKAAKAAKKNEGI, from the coding sequence ATGTTCAGATCGATGTTCAACGCCTTTGCGAACCTCTTCAGACCCGTCCGGACCCACCCCTATCCCGCCGAGCCGATGCCCCTGCCCCCGGCCTGGCGGGGGCTGATAGAGTATAATGAGGAAGCATGCATTTTCTGCGACAAATGCGAGAAAGCGTGCCCGCCAAAATCGATCCGCTTTTTCCAGCACGAAGACGGGCGCAAAGAGTACCGCTACAACGCCTGGCTCTGCATCTACTGCGGCGAGTGCGTGCGGGCCTGCCCCAAACCGGAAGAGGCGCTGTGGCAGAGCGAAACGAAGGCACGTCCCGCCGTCAAAGCGGACAACGTCAACGGTGGCTGGTTCGACTGGGAAGCAGAGTGTGCGCAGAGCCGCGAAGAGTATGCGGCGGCCAAAAAAGCGGCAAAAGCCGCCAAGAAAAACGAAGGAATTTGA